In Eupeodes corollae chromosome 3, idEupCoro1.1, whole genome shotgun sequence, a single genomic region encodes these proteins:
- the LOC129948975 gene encoding heterogeneous nuclear ribonucleoprotein U-like protein 2: MTMDTAKLEKMKVAELRNELQIRGLDTKGVKAVLIERLKAAIDNKTPVEGGTSEITEISTPSRRSRRTRSMTRSPSPSPVKKTEPTLEPLIEEDKTETITSELKDDEDTVKSEEKSQSSIEKDEDEKLNIDEDEQKNEEDVEMNEEDVEMNEDNEVDGPCAKTESNDKSSTSVSESLLESSESDKKKDETMDVDKTLEIKKGEESPKVKVSKEEDKEKLSEKKEKRLSRKRSHSKSRSRSKSRSRSRTRDRSRSRSRSKNSRSRSPNVKRSTSRSKNVDESINEEDEPVIEDKQFGLSWFDSDLHLTIDPVTFTSAKPMFQDIYSLVWSGARANYGVREGKVCFEVRLAEETTTNQFKDEPFIRGLRCGFSTTKTSLMLGEEENSFAYCESGKKALNKEFMDYAKPLKLDDVVGCYLDLDSTPCTIQFTLNGEEQGTAFEFNKEILEDEDALFPHILIKGYEVSVNFADSENLLGNVERPKRMRKRENPRKDSCKSEEASAKDNSNTEDNWEVVDEAKMDDNENDDEKKEESVTDDKESNKGEEKENDEEISQKDVSVEEKVDKDEDKEENKEDNKEENKDESNENKDESKENKDESDENKEDIKEDETESCSNPTKNEEKEDEKNEENNKALAEDAKENGHVTSDTNKKSRNSKDSNPDYVMEEIEPEEREEVILLSGYELIALTPEDKFISGPQRPDSRKECEVYLLVGLPGSGKTYWALNHIKENPEKRYHTIGADDLISKMTIDGKPRKPLHKGNWDKVYELCLQSLSALEEIATKRRRNYILDQTNAFASAQRRKMKGFGDFKRNAVVCIPTEEELKKRNQLKTEAGTENTIKESTLNNLKASFTLPSLEFGWFDNIIYTDLKDDEAKDEVKRYNEKGSKDIDASRDKRPRRDNRQRDDRRRYEDRRRDDFRGSRWKGNNHDRRGSSGNRWGPPSRGSSAPWRDDRGYGGGGGSRSYDNRNNRYSSGGSQNWVSNNRNRYDDRFSGRSGGNSSGGGGRNYDSYGGGSRDYRDRGRDRNGDGGESGSRRESNYRSGNNQRDFRSGHRDNRIEDSRGGFERSKYSSNEDGYGYHKSSGHQNSSSQSKWGQMQGSGNWVGQQQMQQHEYWSYDQSQGYGNQQQAQWPINSADPRQQQWANWYQNNPQQQQQSTMIPDNTNQQYWSQYSYPNQGGTTVMSSHSSVDGSLKK, from the exons aAGGGGGCACTTCTGAAATCACTGAAATTTCAACACCAAGCAGGCGAAGTAGAAGAACTCGTTCTATGACGCGTTCTCCGTCACCATCCCCAGTTAAAAAAACTGAGCCAACGCTCGAACCGCTAATTGAAGAAGACAAAACAGAGACCATAACGTCAGAATTGAAAGACGATGAAGATACTGTTAAATCTGAAGAGAAGTCACAATCATCTATTGAAAAAGACGAAGatgaaaaactaaacattgACGAAGATGAACAAAAGAACGAGGAGGATGTGGAAATGAATGAGGAGGATGTAGAAATGAATGAAGATAATGAAGTTGACGGTCCATGTGCTAAGACCGAAAGTAATGACAAATCGTCAACTTCTGTTTCTGAAAGTCTTTTAGAAAGTAGTGAATCTGACAAGAAAAAAGACGAGACGATGGATGTCGACAAGactctagaaataaaaaagggaGAAGAATCTCCTAAAGTTAAGGTTTCTAAAGAAGAAGATAAGGAAAAACTTTccgagaaaaaagaaaaacgtttaagCCGGAAGAGATCTCATTCAAAGTCTAGATCTCGATCCAAATCAAGATCAAGATCTAGAACAAGAGATCGAAGTCGCAGTAGGTCACGGTCGAAAAATTCACGTTCCCGATctccaaatgtcaaaagaagtACAAGTCGATCTAAAAATGTAGATGAGTCGATAAATGAAGAGGATGAACCAGTAATTGAAGACAAGCAATTTGGCCTAAGTTGGT ttGATTCCGATTTACATCTTACAATTGATCCAGTGACCTTTACTTCGGCGAAACCAATGTTTCAAGACATATATTCTTTAGTATGGTCTGGAGCTCGCGCAAACTACGGAGTACGTGAaggaaaagtttgttttgaagtGCGCTTGGCTGAAGAGACAACTACTAATCAGTTTAAAGATGAACCTTTTATAAGAGGCTTACGTTGTGGATTTTCAACGACAAAGACCAGTCTCATGTTGGGAGAAGAGGAAAATTCTTTTGCTTATTGTGAAAGTGgcaaaaaagctttgaacaaaGAATTCATGGATTATGCTAAACCATTAAAATTAGATGATGTTGTCGGTTGTTATTTGGATTTAGACAGCACGCCTTGCACTATTCAGTTCACTTTAAATGGTGAAGAACAAGGAACGGCATTTGAATTCAACAAAGAAATACTCGAAGATGAAGACGCTCTATTTCCTCACATCCTTATAAAAGGTTACGAGGTTTCAGTAAACTTTGCTGACAGTGAGAACCTGCTCGGTAATGTGGAACGTCCAAAACGTATGCGGAAAAGAGAAAATCCTCGCAAAGATAGCTGCAAATCCGAGGAAGCCAGCGCAAAGGATAACAGTAATACTGAGGATAATTGGGAAGTGGTAGATGAAGCTAAAATGGACGACAATGAGAATGATGATGAAAAGAAGGAAGAAAGTGTCACAGATGACAAAGAATCCAATAAgggtgaagaaaaagaaaatgatgaaGAAATATCACAGAAAGACGTATCCGTTGAAGAAAAAGTCGACAAAGATGAAgacaaagaagaaaacaaagaagataacaaagaagaaaacaaagatGAATCTAATGAAAACAAAGATGAATCTAAAGAAAACAAAGATGAATCTGATGAAAACAAAGAGGATATCAAGGAAGATGAAACGGAATCTTGCTCAAATCCTactaaaaatgaagaaaaggaGGATGAGAAGAATGAAGAGAACAATAAGGCATTGGCTGAAGATGCAAAAGAAAATGGACACGTAACTTCAGACACCAATAAAAAAAGTAGGAATTCGAAGGATTCGAATCCTGATTATGTTATGGAGGAAATTGAGCCTGAAGAGAGGGAGGAAGTTATTCTGTTATCTGGGTATGAATTAATTGCCCTAACGCCAGAAGATAAATTCATTAGCGGTCCACAAAGACCTGATAGTCGCAAGGAATGTGAAGTTTACCTTTTAGTTGGATTACCTGGATCAGGAAAAACCTACTGGGCTCTTAACCATATTAAAGAAAATCCCGAGAAGCGGTATCACACCATAGGAGCTGATGACCTAATTTCGAAAATGACG ATTGATGGCAAACCTCGAAAACCTCTTCACAAAGGCAATTGGGACAAAGTGTACGAATTGTGTTTACAAAGTTTATCCGCACTGGAAGAAATAGCAACTAAAAGACGTCGAAATTACATTCTCGATCAG ACAAATGCATTCGCATCTGCACAGCGACGTAAAATGAAAGGTTTTGGAGACTTCAAACGCAATGCTGTTGTATGCATACCAACtgaagaagaattaaaaaagcgCAACCAGTTGAAAACAGAGGCAGGCACTGAAAATACAATTAAAGAATCAACACTTAATAACTTAAAAG CGAGTTTCACCTTACCATCACTTGAATTTGGTTGGTTTGACAACATCATTTATACTGATTTAAAGGACGATGAAGCCAAGGATGAAGTAAAGCGTTACAACGAAAAAGGCAGCAAAGATATTGATGCCTCGCGTGACAAACGACCCCGTCGTGATAATCGGCAACGTGATGACAGACGACGGTACGAGGATCGTCGTCGTGACGATTTCAGAGGTTCCCGCTGGAAGGGCAACAACCACGATCGCCGCGGAAGTTCAGGAAATCGTTGGGGTCCACCATCCCGTGGATCATCTGCTCCTTGGCGCGATGATCGGGGATATGGTGGAGGCGGTGGCAGTCGATCATATGACAATCGCAATAACAGATACAGCAGTGGAGGTTCTCAAAATTGGGTTAGCAATAATCGCAATCGGTATGATGATCGATTTAGTGGTCGCTCAGGAGGAAACAGTAGCGGTGGAGGTGGTAGAAACTATGATTCATACGGTGGTGGATCAAGAGATTACAGAGACCGCGGTCGGGACCGTAATGGAGACGGAGGAGAGAGCGGAAGTCGTCGCGAAAGTAATTATCGTTCAGGAAATAATCAGCGGGATTTTCGGTCTGGCCACCGCGACAATCGTATAGAAGATAGTCGCGGTGGCTTTGAGCGATCGAAGTACTCTTCGAATGAAGATGGCTATGGCTATCATAAGTCAAGTGGACAT CAAAATAGTTCATCGCAGAGTAAATGGGGTCAAATGCAGGGAAGTGGAAATTGGGTAGGTCAGCAACAAATGCAACAACATGAATATTGGAGTTACGATCAATCACAAG GCTATGGAAACCAACAGCAAGCACAATGGCCAATAAATAGTGCTGATCCCAGGCAACAGCAGTGGGCCAATTGGTACCAG AACAACccacagcaacaacagcaaagCACCATGATTCCTGATAATACCAATCAACAATATTGGTCCCAGTACTCATATCCCAACCAAGGCGGCACCACCGTTATGAGCTCGCATTCCTCCGTGGATGgatctttaaagaaataa
- the LOC129951244 gene encoding general transcription and DNA repair factor IIH helicase subunit XPD yields MKLSVDGLEVYFPYEYIYPEQYAYMVELKRALDAKGHCLLEMPSGTGKTATLLSLIVAYMIAHPENVRKLIYCSRTVPEIEKVVAELKSLLNYYAKHTHSPPKMTGLVLSSRKNMCIHPEVSKQHEGKSVDGMCFGLTASYVREKAEIDGNTPTCQYYEGFNLEGKESTLPEGVYSLDYLKEYGRSRNWCPYFTARYAIAYATIVVYSYHYLLDPKIAEVVSKELQKESVIVFDEAHNIDNVCIDSMSVKINRRIVERSTHAINNLQKIVRDIKEEDTNRLNYEYQRMVQGLKDASERQDTDMVLANPLLPADVLKEVVPGNIRNADHFINFLRRFVEYIKTRLRVHNVVQESPASFLKDIAAKICADRKPLRFCAERLASLLRTLEITDMTEYGGLVVITHFATLVSTYTKGFTIIIEPFDDKTPTVANPILHFSCLDSSIAMAPIFSRFQSVVITSGTLSPMDMYPKILDFDPVVLSSFTMTLARPCLLPMIVSKGNDQVAISSKFETREDTAVIRNYGQLLVETAKIVPDGIVCFFTSYLYLESVVASWYDQGIVDTLLRYKLLFIETQDNAETSYALMNYVKACDCGRGAVLLAVTRGKVSEGVDFDHQYGRAVLMFGIPYVYTQSKILKARLQYLRDNFQINENDFLTFDAMRHAAQCVGRVLRGKTDYGIMIFADKRFSRQDKRGRLPKWIQEYLVDSYCNLSTEEAMHLARRWLRQMAQPFTREDQLGISLLTLEQLENSERKKLEKQ; encoded by the exons ATGAA GCTTAGTGTCGACGGACTAGAAGTTTATTTCCCTTACGAGTACATCTACCCCGAGCAGTATGCATACATGGTGGAACTCAAAAGGGCACTAGATGCCAAAGGGCATTGTCTGTTGGAGATGCCCTCAGGAACTGGCAAAACTGCAACTTTATTGTCATTGATTGTGGCATACATGATAGCCCACCCTGAGAATGTACGCAAACTTATTTATTGTTCTCGTACAGTTCCAGAAATTGAAAAGGTGGTCGCAGAATTGAAGAGTTTATTGAATTATTATGCAAAGCACACGCATTCGCCTCCAAAGATGACTGGTTTAGTTTTGAGTTCAAGAAAAAACATGTGCATTCATCCGGAAGTTAGTAAGCAGCATGAAGGCAAATCAGTGGACGGAATGTGTTTTGGCCTAACAGCGAGCTATGTTCGCGAAAAAGCTGAAATAGACGGAAATACTCCTACTT GTCAATATTATGAAGGTTTTAATTTAGAGGGCAAAGAATCAACACTTCCCGAAGGAGTTTACAGCCTTGATTATTTGAAAGAGTATGGAAGATCGAGGAACTGGTGCCCTTATTTCACGGCACGATATGCT attgcATATGCCACAATTGTTGTCTACAGTTATCATTACCTACTAGATCCAAAAATAGCTGAAGTCGTTTCAAAAGAACTGCAAAAAGAATCAGTTATTGTCTTTGATGAGGCACACAACATTGATAACGTATGCATAGATTCAATGAGTGTGAAAATAAATCGAAGGATTGTAGAGCGGAGTACACATGCTatcaataatttacaaaaaatagtacgaga TATTAAAGAAGAAGATACAAATCGATTGAATTATGAATACCAAAGAATGGTGCAGGGGCTAAAGGATGCGAGTGAAAGACAAGACACAGATATGGTGTTGGCAAACCCACTTTTACCAGCAGATGTTTTGAAAG AGGTTGTTCCAGGCAATATTCGTAATGCCGATCATTTCATTAACTTTCTTCGTCGTTTTGTTGAGTACATCAAAACTCGTCTTCGCGTCCATAACGTTGTTCAGGAATCACCCGCAAGTTTTCTTAAAGATATTGCTGCAAAAATATGTGCAGATAGAAAGCCTTTAAGATTCTGTGCTGAAAGACTAGCGAGCCTCTTAAGGACACTTGAAATAACAGACATGACTGAATATGGTGGCCTAGTTgtg ataactcACTTTGCCACTTTAGTCTCAACTTATACAAAGGGCTTTACAATCATCATTGAACCTTTTGATGACAAAACTCCCACCGTAGCGAATCCTATTTTGCATTTCAGCTGTTTAGATTCATCGATTGCAATGGCTCCAATTTTCTCTCGCTTCCAAAGCGTTGTTATTACTTCAGGTACTTTGTCTCCAATGGATATGTATCCTAAGATTTTAGATTTCGATCCCGTCGTTTTAAGTTCCTTTACTATGACATTGGCAAGGCCATGTTTGTTACCTATG attgtTTCCAAGGGAAATGACCAAGTAGCTATTTCATCCAAATTTGAAACACGAGAAGATACTGCTGTAATAAGAAACTATGGACAACTTTTAGTCGAAACTGCAAAAATTGTTCCCGATGGTATCGTTTGCTTTTTTACATCATATTTGTATCTAGAATCGGTAGTGGCATCTTGGTATGATCAAGGCATTGTCGATACTCTATTGCGTTACAAACTTCTTTTCATCGAGACACAGGACAATGCAGAAACAAGTTACGCACTTATGAACTACGTTAAG GCTTGTGATTGTGGACGTGGTGCGGTTTTGCTGGCAGTTACCAGGGGAAAAGTATCGGAGGGTGTGGACTTCGATCATCAATATGGAAGGGCAGTTCTTATGTTCGGTATTCCCTATGTGTATACTCAATCAAAGATTCTTAAAGCTCGACTTCAATATCTCAgagataattttcaaataaatgaaaatgatttcCTAACTTTTGATGCTATGCGACATGCTGCTCAATGTGTTGGTCGTGTACTTCGTGGAAAAACTGATTATGGAATTATGATATTCGCCGATAAGCGTTTTTCTCGCCAAGATAAACGTGGTCGCTTACCAAAGTGGATTCAAGAGTATTTAGTTGACAGCTACTGTAACTTAAGTACCGAAGAAGCTATGCATTTAGCTAGAAGATGGTTAAGGCAAATGGCACAGCCATTTACACGAGAAGATCAACTTGGAATATCCTTGCTCACGTTAGAGCAATTAGAGAActctgaaagaaaaaaacttgaaaaacaataa